CGTGAACTTTGTGCTTGATCAAATTGTCAAAACagcatttttttgtattaaaagtcAAATGAACTGatgaatttatgtttatttataattatatgacattaaagttaaagtaagtgagtaaaaacaaaaaagtatcAAAAACAGTTCTTCACACTTTACTTTTCATATACGGGACCTAAACACTTAATTCCTTCAAAGCAGACACCCTGTCTATTGTTAATGAAATAAAAGAGCTTTTAATTCGACCACATACGTCAAATGAATGTTGTGTTGCCCTCTCGCTCTTACTTATTGTAGAGCGCGCTATGCGCAGGAGTTGACTGCTTAGGGCGCTTTTAGTGTCACGCGGATTTGCTCACGCACGCGGGATTGGCCCGCATGCGTAAAATTTCACGCTGCGGATCATACGCAGCATGAGTTTCAGTTTTCTACGGGCTGCGTAACGGTATAGACgtgttcaaaaatgatcaatGTCAGAAGAATATGTGTCGCTTACATACTTTACAAACGACGAAACAAGAAGACAAGAGTACATGTTGATCCCTTTCTTGAAAATAGGCTTCTTGCTGGGGCGTTTGTTACACATTTTGGAAAACTACAAAATAGTGaacgtaaatttaaaaattactttcgaATGTCCATTCGTTCTTTTGATGAACTGTTGTGTAAAATTGAGAATAAGCTACAAAAAAGCAGTTTACGAAGGATTACAATACAACCGATTGAGAGGCTCGCTATTACATTAaggtaagttttaaattttaaatatttaatttcttgcTATGATTTAGTGGAAAGGGATTTGAACAGGTAGGATAAACGTACCAATCCCAAACCAGTAAAGGacttttttgatttcaaattactGTCATGTGTAAATTTACATgtgcaaaaaaaatatggtcATGTACTCTGGTCAACTGCAAAAATGTTAAAcagaaaaatcaaatcaatgaTATTTTCAGTAGTTGACCATCGTGGTCAATTATTGAGACATCATACAACACATGTTCTAGTAATTATCCAGTCTAAATAAACGGTATAATAatgattgtttgtttgaaatatcGTAAAGTAATGCGTCATTGGTTATTAATTgttgaaatttcataaaatcagaTTATTTCACTCATAAAATGTCGCCTTTAAAGTGGAATCATTCTTACCTTTCATCACACGcgacttataaaattatataaagttataggTTTGCACATGACAGTAATTTGAAGTCAAAAAAAGTTCTTAATTGGTTTGGGATTTCAACTACatacacaatcctttttttatctGATAAAGTACACATGGCCACAGATCAAGTTACCCAAAACCAGTATAAATGGAACTCGCACCTTGCGCATTATCATACTTAGGTAACCCGTCGGAGTCCCGCTTATACTGGATTTGAGTAACTTGATCTGTGCCGTGTGTACAACCGCACTCATATGAATAAACAAACAATTAGAGAGAAACTGGAGAAAAAAAGTTAATCGtactcattttaataaaaagagttttattcataaattaaaaatcaaattttacatCATtcatttctttgtaaatttgtaTCCTGAGCGTTGACATTACTTTCGCCAGTAGATGATGTTGTTGCTGGGTTATAAATTATGTCATAAGACGTGATATTAAACAGGCGACTTTCAGTCGAAATAAGAGTTTCATTATCATTCACTGCAGCAGAACTAATAGCATTGTCGTTAAGACTGGAAGTATCCTGGATTATACTATTGGTTTGGTAATCTTGATTTATCGGTGACAAACTGTCAAGCTCAGTAAAAGCACTAGAACTTGTTGTAGGTATGGGGCTGTAGTATGCAGGTTGTGTTTGACTTTCCATTTCCATAACTATATTTAACACTTTTGTTCTGAACATTAGTTTTTGATATCTAGTGAATCTTTTTAATGAAGGCTGCAGAGACTGAAAGAAAGCCAAATCCTCACTTTCCAGCTCCAGTTGCTTAGACTTTAAGCATTCTAATAACTGTGCCTCAAATTCGGATGGTGCTTGCTTTTTAGATTTtacttgtttttgttttaatgttgggtGAGAACTTTCTTGACGTGAAGTACCTGGTTGCGTGGACTCATTACGTGTTTCTAAATTACGTTGTGATGTTAGTTGAGAACTTTCTTGACGTGAAGTACCTAGTTGCGTGGACTCATTAGGTGTTTCTAAATTACTTTGTTCAGACATTTCTTCACAGAGTGACTCTTCTCCGGCAGTTTCCGTTGTACTGTCTAAGAAAGTCAAAATGTCATAGTAAGaatatttcttcttcttcttactCCCAGAGCCGGATGGCTGATTTTTTTCAGATATCTTGTCTTTCTGGTAAGTGTCCCTTGCTGTTCGCCAGCGTTGTTGTATTTTCTTGtctgaaatgacaaaatataataagtagttGGCAAAAGTACACACAGTTTCAGATCAAGTTACCCAAAACCAGTACCAATAAAATTTGCCATCATCAATATTAAGGTGAAAACTTCCGGAAGTCACTAGCGCTgtaagtttttaatttgttttaacaaaaattagCTTCATTAGATTCCTTTCATTTGTCGGAAATTTTACCATAGGGGTTAATTTATACAGAGGagatttcttataaaatattaacagcaCAGTTATGTATCTCAAATCTGCTAAAAGTGGCCACTTTTAGCAGATATGAGATACATAACTATACTTCGAACATTTCATATGAAATCATAACTGCATAAATACCCCCCTATGATAAAATTTTCGGCAAATGATAGAAATCTAACGTAGCTACAGTACTGTAGTTAAAACGAATTAAAAACTTCTAGCGCTAGCTACTTCCGTGCCCTTTCACCTTAagggtatttatttttcttctgaAGTAAAATTCGAGCGGTGCATGCCGTCTTATGTCTGATGTCagcattattaatatattatataatcataatattattaatatattgtttttgttttcagATATTTGGCAACTGGTAATACATTCACTGATCTACACTATTCCTACGTGATTGGAATTGCAACAATTAGCGAAATAGTAAGACAAGTTTGTTACATAATATGGATTGAACTAAAGTCTGAATGTATTCCACAGCTTAATGGGATCAAATGGAAAGAAATCGCAGAGGGATTTCTCACATATACAAACTTTCCTAATTGCTTGGGTGCTATTGATCGAAAACATATAAGAGTGATTCGACCGCCGCACAGTGGAtcactatattttaattataagaaatattattctgTAGTGCTCCTCGCAATGtgtgatgctgattataattttacatatattaatGTCGGTACCAGTGGAAGTAACGCCGATTCAACCATCTTTAGAAGGAGTCATTTGTATACGAAACTGGAAAGTAACACGTTGGGTATCCCTGACCCGCAAGAGTTGCCTATTATTTGCCCCGAAGTAGCTTATCCATCTAGTGTAAGAGCAAAGTTGCCGTTCGTGATAGTGGGAGACGAGGCATTTGGTTTATCATCACATGTGATGCGGCCTTATGCTCGTGATAATTTACcttacaaaaagaaaatatttaattaccgtCTGTCCAGAGCTAGAAGGTACATAGAATGCACTTTTGGAATTATGTCaaataaatttagaatatttCACAGATCCATGACTGTCAAGTTAGATCTAGCACAATTAATAGTCAAGACGGCATGTGTACTTCACAATTTCATAAGGAAACGGGATGGATACATGGTCAGCCATACATTTGTCACAAATGGTTTTACGGGACCACTACCCAGGCAGCAGACTGAAAGTAGTAATACGTCGGCAAGTAATATCAGAGATATATTTGCAGATTACTTTATCAATGAAGGAAAAGTCTCCTGGCAACAccgatatataattaattaactaaactCAAAAGGTTTTAGAaggtttttgatgttatttgtgaattaaataattatgcttatattaataaagtaatgatgcttgtataaataaaataataaaccaaacACATACCCGCCTCTTTTCTTTCCTCTTCGCTCAAATTTTCGTAGTTAGGTGCCAATTCCTTCAAAATATCTCTCCATGCAGCCTCTCTCGCGTCCCTGTTTTTGTATAATTCATTGCGTTTATCCCACAAAACGGGCCGCAGATGAACTTCAATGATTACTCGCTCTGTATCGATTTTCATTTCGGCAGTACAATACGGCGCGTGCGCCCCGTTCGACTCTAAAATGGGCACTGAAGTTGTAGGCAGTGCTTACGCATGCGGATACCCCGCACCGGGGTGGCGCCCCGCACAGCGCCCCGCGTCCCGCGTGCGTATATCACGCTTTACAATAGATACCTATATGAAATTGTTCTTTGCGGATGCTACGCATGCGGGCCAATCCCGCGTGCGTGAGCAAATCCGCGTGACACTAAAAGCGCCCTTACTGCTGATCAAAATCCGTAAACCGCAGTATGCGGGGCAACGCTGTCGTGATTGGTCGTTGCATTATATATTTGACATGTTctgtatttaaaatgtattttaacgtttttgttatttaaaacatGTGATCTATTTTGATATGTAAATGGTGTTTTAATTGTATGTATGATGTGAGGTGTTAGTGAGTTTTTTGATTTCTAAGGAAACAATGTGGTTCTAGTATAGTAGAAGGATCTTTGTGTGTTTTATGCTACAAATAACGAATCTTATCCTTTGAATACAACTTCTATTCTTGAATCTATGTTGTTGctttaattcacaataattaattgaCTTAAGTGTATAAAGTTGCCTAATATATTTGGTATTTTACTAAACAATGGAAGGTTATTATCAGAGTAAACAATTAGGTATGCGTGCTATACCTCTCGTGAAAGTACTTCGTTACTTTGTGTTTTAACTGAAATATGTTTTAGCATATTAATACTTCGGAGTCATGCTTTCTAAGACACAGCAACCTCGTATGACATCATCatgcatattttatttatgtaaatatggagtatttttaatacaacacAATACGATAATTATACACcgcataaaatacattataatattaacgaaACAGTCAATATTAAGAAGTAATTACTGTTGTCAAATTTACGTGCATTTActtgttttttcttttgttcCACATGCTCTATTTTCCATGCGGAGTgagcaaatgtttttttttattattattgattgggCAACACTGTTTACAAATAATATGCGCGAAAGTCGGTTACTTTTGGGAtctcaacttttttttttacttttcgctgcacttgaaataaattaatctacGGCGGAAGAACTGAttttttttgcttaaaattattattgatggGATAGCACTATCGGCCCTGAGTCGGTTACTTTTGGCTCTCAAACTTTTTTTTGCACTTgaagtaaatttatttaattgttgaCATGGGCGAGAGTAATCATAatgtcattataattaattcttaaCAATGTATGTTGAAAACATTATCATCGGAAAGATACACTGTAAaagtttgtattaaaataacgtataaatgttaaaattaaccGTTAATAGACATCGGTAATTAGTTataattaagataaattatattaaccGTACAATTATCACGACCTTAACTATGTTGCATTTGTTAAATAGCTGTGCATACAAAAACTTCAAATTCGAAGTTACTCTTGAATATAAAAAAtgggattgtgtggttttatgaaaccacggtaaaagtgaaactttatttcacattatagacatttaactaaataacattatcattaaataccgacaaacaacatttacctttcacactgacaaaaacaaacaaaatagcgtggagcactggcacaaatgagtaatagtctatacactacacggtcagctgtgcgatctataggcgccgcccgaccgtcacgcgacatgcaacacacagacgaaaaagttagagacgatgtaataaaagttttaatttaaaactagtaAATATTACATCGTATAAGTAGATGaatgctaaaaaaataataggcatTATATTAGGTACGTCTagtaatttgtttaaaatattttcttttattttaacaatttggTTTAATCTTTGTTggcttaatattttaaagttggCCTTTATTATCAATGCCTATACTTTGATTCGTTCATTGTTTATTTCTATAGTGATTGCTGATTTCATGATAACACAATCTGTCGATCTTAATTCTTCGATAGATTCCATTGAAATGTCATATTCATTAGAGAAAGTAGGTGACATACCGATCTCGCGTATTTAAAGTAGCTCATAAGGCGATACTTAATATTTAGAGCAATTAAAATCTCCTTTTATGTAGATCTTTGAATGAAATTAGTGCTGcttgtaattgaaaataatgaactgattttattgtttttttaaatctcaTACACAttttaagtctcaaggtgacgagcgcggttGTGGaggcactcagaatttttgggtttttcgagaatcctgagcggcactgcattgtaatggttagagcatatcaattaccatcagctgaacgtcctgcttgtctcgtctcttgttttcattaaaaaaaagcaaattgcATCTTAAAGATAAagctgctcagaatttatgggtttttcaagaatcataaCCAAAAAtagagtggcactgcattgtaatggctagggcgtatcaataaccagcagctgaatgtcctgctcgtcacgtcccttattttcattgatttattaaaagttttttatttgcaattaaaatatattctatagCAGTCATTACTTTTTAATACTTTCAAAAATTGTGTTTCCGGAATTTATTTGTCAGTAATTGTACCGCTAGAAGGACCCTTTGTTCAGTATTCCAGCTAAATGATTATTCCTatcttttatgataaaaatatttaaaaatagtacGGTctttttagatttgaaaacatTATCATCGGAAAGATAcattgtaaaattttgtaataaaataacgttTCAATGTTAAAATTAACCGTTTATAGACATTGGTAATAAGTTGTTATTAAGATAATTCATGTAATAATTTACCGTATAATTGTCACGACTTTAGTTAATGGTTTTATTCAATTTAGTAGTTATATATGTACCCGCATAACAACAATCGTCTAAAATCTACCTATCTTCaatctacatattattatatagtttactagctgacccgacagacgtatTTCTGTACATGATAAATATAACACtgcttttttatgaatttgtcaataatatttcataacatcaagaattatttcttaaaatatgctccctgttgtttcaATGtaactgtttcacagcagaactgtcaaactgtgtatcaataaattatctcatagaaaatatgtccatacaaaataaatattgaaaataaaaataattatgggtcccgaatcgaaataaaaactatcctatctctcaagctggactaaactgtactccatgaagtaatccccattaaaatccgttttatatttttatagattttattatacatttatatgtaaatatttaaatcaatttaattggGCTCACCTCGAATCGTCTGCccatttattacatttacatgATTTATTAAGTACCCTTTTGAAAGTAGTGTAGTACCTTTtatgcaaaaatatttatatttactcgTATATAACCCACCGGTGATAAGCATGCTCGGTgtttccctgcaagatcgaatcagaaatgtggAGATcggtaggagaaccaaagttaccgacatagacCCATAGGTTGCAGTCCCATGCATGTCCTAAAAATTGGGCACATCCgacaaactatttttaattattattacttattagcgTTTGTTtctgattaaatattttatgaaacttCTATAGTAATgtgcaaaatatataaacaattcatTAAGAACTCGAGGATAGTAGAAAATGATGTGGAggaattcaataattattattatttactacttCATTTGGTCTTTCCGTGGAAGGCtctttatttaagtatttaccaaaacggcgcctctTTCTACAACCAAGATACTCcttgataaaaaaaagtctgtaaaatttatttgtgtttctGATAGAAGGAAGCCATAGTGAAACTACTGGACTGCTAGACATAACATCAACTGTTTCAAGGTGATTTAAGAAACCTGAGAGTACATCACTCACCATCATATGAAgttatttatatcataaaaaatatataacagacacgagtaaaataagaaggactccgtgtcacctaacataacagtggggcaccaaaacaagctggTAAGCGTGTAAATACagagccccacgcatacacttacactaatacaagccgatcgaccgccattatgagatttgccatcgtctgtgacagatcagtttgcgtcgcaataaaatattttaagaatgccgtcgtgcgttttGATATAGTGTCAAAACAATACTAtcaaagtatttgtggatacatgattatttaagggagaaaaaattgtgtatctggtatactccgtaaccgcacacacactagcataaaggtgcttcacttgctaatatcacggtgcgtagtccttctttttttaactCGTCCGtgagttattatttatttgagttATACTATATTCGAAAGATGTAAAGCTTAAACAATAAGAATCTCAAGCAATATGATTCTCGTGGAACCTTGCTGTcgaaacaaaaatgttttttctaCCTGAGTTCCGTTCGAGACGTGCCAGGTGCAACCGTAGGTACATCATTAAGGGCAACTGTTTCCTTTTAACAAAAACTAGTACTTACAGTATTTACTTGTCCATCATAAACTTTTTGATACACTTTTAGGGAAGTTTTAAGAGTTTGTATTTGACGCTAGGATCTGATGTTGAAagtaaaactatattttataatttgagcaatttttaatgtaataagttCAATTCCGttgatgtttatttaaaatacatctgataaattttggtgtttttaatgcaagaaaaaaatatttaaattaattaatgttatattttatcgaTAGATCTATGAATGACTGCACGtatcatacaatcgctttttccCTAGATAGATTCGCTAGGCTGGAGGTACCATATAAactgtaacataataatatgtaaaaattgtAACCATGTTAACAAAATGTTAACAACgtcaatatttgatttgattgagtAAGAAGACGGGAAATTGAAAATGCACagataatacataattatttcattaatgaGTGGTGGAAATGTTTTATACTAAGTtccaaaaatttaatatttcgcTTATAGAGCGCCCATATAATGCACTGACGATGAAATCTCACTGTGATTGTTtacaaatatgaaataaatgttatcgataataatataactGGTATTGTTTCTAGAGATGTACTCATATCGATTACGCGTATTTTACACACCAAATCTTTTTGGCTTATTAGCGGTGTTAATTTGTCTGTGTCAATATGCCGCGATGTTTTTCATTCAACTGACATCCTAGGCTTATATTAAGGAttgctgtgctccaactagataccgcagtcgttgtcgcaaagtgcggcaactaacaCTACCCCCACATGGGCATACTCGAgagtcagtctcgaacaatgtatgacgttgacgtgccactgcatgttctgttaaactttgctaataattgaaataaaatgccGGGTGGCGTAGTGAAACTATGTAAAATACTAcatataatactacaagaaataagaaagacactgggatcacatatcatcagtattttgtattttattaatttcaatgtaaaataacacgaagcgtatgtgacaaaatttgaaagatgccatagagtgtcaagatgccgcgCTCACAAGAATCTTTTagatgccgtaataaaaaagctattgttcttagatagtgcggtatctagttggaggaagcggagaccaatcctcaatCTAAGATCCTTGCTTGATAATGTAGTTCCATGcgaaatttttcaaattttggaCATGAaatcgatttaaaaattatactttGAAATTAACTTGTatattaaaagatatttttttttcaaataaccatttaataagtaattagataacattgtaatatatataggGCTTGTGCTTATGTGTTAATTGGTGAGAATACATAGATTTCTCCGATTCCTAGGATCTCTCATGTATCAGCTGGTCAGTGAAGCGAGAATGTGGACCAATGAACTTGTTTCAACTTACTAACGATTTCTTGTACTCGATCATGCATtcattactatttaatatttaatttattgaagtttaccttacacttcttcttcttttggaTCTTGGCCTCCTTAACGATTATTTTCTACATCCTTCTGTGACTGAACCTCTTCTTCAAGTTGTAAGAAAATACAAGCTCAGTCAAATTCACTATGTCATCAAATATagcagttaaaaaaaactaaaacatcGCTTTTTGTAGAAATccgaaaaaatagaaaatttattttgaaatttaaaattaacatcaattcctgtcttatagacgatagatgaaaattatataaattaacataaaccttattttgcaatttgaaaatggaataaaTCTAAGAAGTTATCTAAGTTAATCTaagaaatctggccgtttaaagtgagtcaaaatcgcgcctaaatgagtcggttacaaacaaacatacatacaagtgaagctaataaaaagcgtataagATTATTCAATATCCAATAGAAAGCAAAAAAGAAATGAGGAACACgctatattttctttttaactttTGTGCCCGTTAAGCCATGTTGTAAGACGAAGACGCTTTCCTAGAGGATATAGTTGATAGGATATGATGAAACCTGTACTTTTTCTTAAAATCACGGTCTTCGAATTGATTACTGGCATCTCTGATATACCGCTTAGGCAAACGAATCCACCTAGGCCATAAAATATTCTAATATTCGATATAAGCAATAACTTCGTTTATTGACATGTTGCcgcttcaaaataaatatttttctgggTTAAAACAGCTGCTCAAGTCGTGATCGAACCGCACTTGACTTTGGCAACTCGAAATACGCACTTGAAGTGCGTCTTAAGGGCCGAGttagatttattaatatgaaCGTTTTTTGATAACT
The Leptidea sinapis chromosome 9, ilLepSina1.1, whole genome shotgun sequence DNA segment above includes these coding regions:
- the LOC126965991 gene encoding uncharacterized protein LOC126965991 isoform X2, which translates into the protein MKIDTERVIIEVHLRPVLWDKRNELYKNRDAREAAWRDILKELAPNYENLSEEERKEADKKIQQRWRTARDTYQKDKISEKNQPSGSGSKKKKKYSYYDILTFLDSTTETAGEESLCEEMSEQSNLETPNESTQLGTSRQESSHPTLKQKQVKSKKQAPSEFEAQLLECLKSKQLELESEDLAFFQSLQPSLKRFTRYQKLMFRTKVLNIVMEMESQTQPAYYSPIPTTSSSAFTELDSLSPINQDYQTNSIIQDTSSLNDNAISSAAVNDNETLISTESRLFNITSYDIIYNPATTSSTGESNVNAQDTNLQRNE
- the LOC126965991 gene encoding uncharacterized protein LOC126965991 isoform X1, with the protein product MKIDTERVIIEVHLRPVLWDKRNELYKNRDAREAAWRDILKELAPNYENLSEEERKEADKKIQQRWRTARDTYQKDKISEKNQPSGSGSKKKKKYSYYDILTFLDSTTETAGEESLCEEMSEQSNLETPNESTQLGTSRQESSQLTSQRNLETRNESTQPGTSRQESSHPTLKQKQVKSKKQAPSEFEAQLLECLKSKQLELESEDLAFFQSLQPSLKRFTRYQKLMFRTKVLNIVMEMESQTQPAYYSPIPTTSSSAFTELDSLSPINQDYQTNSIIQDTSSLNDNAISSAAVNDNETLISTESRLFNITSYDIIYNPATTSSTGESNVNAQDTNLQRNE